The nucleotide window ACAAACTCGGCTGGCAGCCGGTAGCCGCAGGCATCCTCGCCGTCCGCGACCGCGACGATCTCACCGCACTCGGCCACCACGCCGACTACCTCAACGCCGACGACGACACCGAAGCCGGCCTGCCCGACCTCCTCGGCCGCTCCCTGCGCACCAGCCGCCGCCCCGACATCCTCAAGATCGCCGTCACCCTCAAGGCCCTCGGCCGCCGAGGACTCGGCGCACTCGTCGACCAGGTCTGCGCCCGCGCGGCCGAACTCGCCGAACTCATCGACCACCACCCGCACCTCGACCTCTACGACCACCCCACCATCAGCACCGTCCTGTTCCGGCCCACCGGCGCCACCGACGACACGGTCGCCGCCGTCCGCCGCACCCTCCTCACCGAAGGCCGCGCCGTCCTCGGCCGCGCCCGCCCCGACGGCCGCCTCTGGCTCAAAGCCACCCTGCTCGACCCGCACACCGGACCCGGCGACCTCGCCGCACTCCTGCACCTCGTGGAACTCGCAACCGTGGAAGGACACACCGCACGATGAGGCCGACGCCACCCCCCACCCCCGCCGCACCCCCCGCCCGCCGCGAACCCGAAGCACCCCGCGACCTCGTCGGCATCGGCATCGGCCCCAGCAACCTCTCCCTCGCCGCCCTCGCCCACCCCCTCACCGAACTCGACACCGTCTTCTACGAACAGCGCCCCGCCTTCGACTGGCACCCCGGCCTCCTCATCGAGGGCACCACCCTCCAGGTCCCCTTCCTCGCCGACCTGGTGACCCTCGCCGACCCCGCCAGCCCCTGGACCTTCCTCAACTACCTCAAGACCCGCGAACGCCTCTTCCCCTTCTACTTCGCCGAGCGCTTCCACATCCACCGCGCCGAGTACGCCGCCTACTGCCGCTGGGTCAGCGACAGCCTCCCCGGACTCCACTTCGGCCACCAGGTCGACGCCGTCCGCTGGAACCACGAACGCGACGTGTTCGAAGTCGACTTCACCCAGCTCGACAGCGACGGCGAAGCGGAAGCCCTCGGCCGCACCCACACCAGGAACATCGCCCTCGGCATCGGCACCGCCCCCCACATCCCCGAACCGCTCAGACCCCTCGTCGAGGCCCCCGGCGTGCCCGTCCTGCACGCCGCCGACTACCTCCAGCACCGCGAACGGCTCCTGAGCGCCGAGCACATCACCGTCATCGGCTCAGGACAGTCCGGCGCCGAGGTCTACCTCGACCTCCTCAAGAACCGCCCCGTGGGCCGGGAGAAGATCCACTGGCTCGCCCGCACCGAGGCCTTCGCCCCCATGGAGTACTCCAAACTCGGCCTCGAACACTTCACCCCCGACTACACGCACTACTTCCACGCCCTGCCCGAGTCCGTACGCGACCGGCTCGTCCCCGCCCAGTGGCAGCTCCACAAGGGCATCGACGGCGACACCATCACCGCCATCCACGACGAGCTCTACCGCCGCACCCTCCACGGCGGCTGGCCCGACACCGTCCTCACCCCCGGCGTCCTCGTCCGCACCGCGGGGCGCATCGCCACCACCAGGATCGAACTGCACCTCGAACACGTCGAACAGGGCAGCAGGTCCCGGCTCACCACCGACGCCGTCGTCCTCGCCACCGGCTACCGCGAACGCCCCCTCGACCGCATCCTCGCCGGCCTCGACCCCTACCTGCGCCGCGACGCCTCCGGCCGCCCCCGGATCGACGCACAGCACCGCCTCGTCCTCGACCCCGCCGTCGCCGGCGCCGTCCACGTCCAGAACGCCGAGAGCCACACCCACGGCGTCGGCGCCCCCGACCTCGGCCTCACCGCCTGGCGCAGCGCGAACATCCTCAACTCCCTGACCGGCAAGGACCCCTACCCCCTGCCCGGCCGCACCGCCTTCACCACCTTCGGACTCGCCCCCCAGCCCCGCATCCCGTCCGCCAGACGACCGAGGTCCCTCACACCACTGGTGGCCGACTGAACATCAGCCGGCCACCGGTGACCCCACACCCCCGCACGCACACGACTAGAAGACAGGCGTGCCCTCACGCGTCAGCTTCCAGTCCACCGACGCGAACTGCGCCGGGTCCAGCGAACCCTTCGCCGTCACCCACTCCGCGATCCGCGTACGGATCTCCGTCGACTCCGCCCACAGCTCCTTCGCCGACGCCACGTGCGGGAAGGCACCCCCACCGTTCGCCCGGTAGTTGTTCACCGCGAACACGAACTGCCGCGCGTCGTCCAGCGCCGCACCGTCGTAGGAGAGGTTCTTGATCCGCGACCCCGCCGGCTGCGCGATGTCGATGTCGTACGAGACCCCCGACACGTAGTCGTAGTTGTAGTCCGGCCGGTTGCCCGCGTTCGTCAGCTTCTCCACGTCGACCACCGCACCGGCCGCCGTCCGCACGAAGTACTCCGCCGAGAACTCCAGGTACGCCCGCACCTGCGCACCCGTCATCAACTTCGCGACCAGCGTGTTGTCGTACACGTACAGACCCGACAGATCCCGGATCGTCACGTCCCCCGCCGGGATCTCCGACGTCCGCGAGAACGGTGACGCCTGCGACAGCACCGGCAGCGACGCGTACTCCGTACCCGCCAGCGCCGCCCTGACCACGTCCTCCTGCACCTTGTTGATCAGGTCGATGATCGGCGCGTCCTTGTAGCGCGCGTCCACCGTCGTCAGCGTCTGCGTCGCCGTACCGACCACCTGGTTGACGTACGCCACGACCACGGCGTGCTCGTCCTTCAACAACTTCGTGATCTTCGGGTCGTCCGCCACCGAGTTCGAGTTGCGGACCGACGCCGCCACCGACTCGACCGTCCACCGGCCCTTCTCGAAGACCAGCTCGAAGTCGAACAGCGACAGCCGCTCCGCGTACGCCAGCGGCTCCGACAGGACGACCGTCCGCCCCGTCCTCGCGTTCGTCACCTTCAGCTCGGGAATCTCCACATGCGCGTGCCCGACCAGGATCGCGTCGATCCCCGGCACCTGCTGCGCCACCAGCGCCGCCGAATTCTCCACGTACGGCAACTGGTCACCGTACGACGACGTACCCGACGAACCCGAGTGCGCCGACACGACCACCACGTCCGCGCCCATCGACCGCAGCTTCGGCACCCACTTCGCCGCCTGCTCCTCAAGACCCGGGAAGACCAGCTTGCCCTGCACGTACGCCTTGTCCCAGATCGCGATCCCCGGGTTCGTCAGACCCAGCACCGCCACCTTGACCGGCGGAGCACCCTTCACGTGGAACTTCTTGATGAAGTACGGCGGGAAAGCCGGCTTCAGCGTCTTCGCGTCCAGCGCGTTGGCGCCCAGCAGCGGAAAACGGCACTGCTGCTCGAACTTCCGCAGCGTCTCGATCCCGTAGTTGAACTCGTGGTTGCCCAGCGCCACCGCGTCGTACCCGATCGCGTTCATCGCCTGCGCCATCGGGTGCACGGGACCGCCCTTGGCGGTGATCGGATCGACCTTCGCGTAGTAGTACGTCAGCGGCGTGCCCTGGATCGTGTCACCCGCGTCCAGCAGCAGCGTGTTCTCGCGGCCCTTCTCCTCGCGCACCGCGTTCACCAGCGTCGAGATACGCGCCAGACCCTGCGCGTTGCCCGCCGCGTCCTGGTACTCCGCGTCCTTGAAATAGTCCCAGTTGAAGACATGGCCGTGCAGGTCCGTCGTGCCCAGCACCGTCAGCGAGTACCGCTTCGGCTTCGGCTTCCCGTGCCCCGTCGCCACCGCGGCCTGCGCACCCGGCGCCGCGGCCGTACCGGCCAGGGCGACCCCCGCCCCGGTCACGGCGGACTTCTTCAGGAACTTCCGGCGGTTCAACGGCATGGCGGGCTTCTCCTCGGAGGAACGGTCGACGACGCGCGTAGATGTCAACGGACGCGCGTAGATTCTGACCCGATCACGCCATACGGCGACACCCCCCGCAGGTTTCGATCTGATGACCTCCGGACACCGGCGCCCCCACCCCACTGACCCCGGACGCCCCCGGTGCAAGAGTGGGGGACATGACCCCCACCCCCTACGGCACCCCCGACACCCCCCGGCTCGCCGTCCGCGGCGAAGCACACCTCGAGGTCGACCCCGAGATCGCCCGCATCGGCATCACCGTCCAGGCCCGCGGCACCGACCGCCGCGAGACCCTCGCCGACCTCACCCGCCGCAACACCACCGCCCTCGACCTCCTGAGGACCTACACGGACGCCGTCGAGAAACTCGAGACCGGCACCTTCTCCCTCAGCCCCGAACTCACCAAACACGGCCGCGGCGAACGCGTCCGCTCCTACCAGGGCAGCGTCCACATCACCGCCGACCTCACCGACTTCACCGCCCTCGGCGAACTCACCACCCGCCTCGCCGACCTCGACCTCACCCGCGTCGACGGCCCCTGGTGGACCCTGCGCCCCGACTCACCCGCCCACCGCGAAGCCCGGCAGCACGCCGTACGCGAAGCCGTCCAGCGAGCCCGCGAATACGCCGAGGCCCTCGGCACCACCCTCACCGCCCTCGTCGAACTCGCCGACATCGGAGCCGAGAACGCCCAGCCCTACGGCATGGAGCCCCACTCCCGCTCCCTGCGCACCAAAGGCTTCGACGCCGCCCCCGAAGAACCCCAGATCCTCGACCTCGAACCCGAACGACAGCACGTGTACGCACAGGTCAACGCCCGCTTCACCATGGCACCACCCGCGCTCTAGCCGCCTCCGGCAAACCTTCGCCATGCTCACCGGAGCGCCGCCGTGCACAGTTCAACCCTTGTCAATTCCCCTTCACCCGGAGCTCGTTGAGTAGTCACGCAGTGCCAATTCCCTACCCACTGGTAAGGCCTACCCTCGTACCATGCGCCGAGCCAAAATCGTCTGCACCCTCGGACCCGCCACCGACTCGTACGACCAGATCAAGGCACTGGTCGACGCCGGAATGGACGTGGCCCGCCTCAACCTCAGCCACGGCGGCTACGCCGAGCACGAGGAGCGCCACCGACGTGTGCGCAAGGCTGCCGACGAAACCGGCCGCAACGTCGGCATCCTCGCCGACCTTCAAGGCCCGAAGATCCGGCTCGGCCGCTTCACCGAAGGCCCCGTACTCCTCGAACGCGGCGACACCTTCACCATCACCGTCGAGGAAGGCGCCCAGGGCGACCGCCAGACCTGCGGCACCACCTACTCCGGCCTCGCCGCCGACGTCACCACCGGCGAACGCATCCTTGTCGACGACGGCAAGGTCTGCCTCGAAGTCACCTCCGTCGACGGCCCCCGCGTCCGCACCACCGTCATCGAGGGCGGCATGGTCTCCGACAACAAGGGCCTCAACCTCCCCGGCGTCGCCGTCTCCGTCCCCGCCCTCTCCGGCAAGGACGAAGCCGACCTCCGCTGGGCCCTGCGCACCGGATGCGACGTCATCGCCCTCTCCTTCGTCCGCAGCGGACGCGACATCGACGACGTCCACCGCATCATGGACGAAGAAGGCCGCCGCCTCCCCGTCATCGCCAAGATCGAGAAACCGCAGGCCGTCGACACCATCGACGGCATCGTCGCCGCCTTCGACGGCATCATGGTCGCCCGCGGCGACCTCGGCGTCGAGATGCCCCTCGAACAGGTCCCGATCGTCCAGAAGCGCGCGATCACACTGGCCCGGCGCAACGCCAAACCGGTCATCGTCGCCACCCAGATGCTCGACTCCATGATCGACAACTCGCGCCCCACCCGCGCCGAGGCCTCGGACGTCGCCAACGCGGTGATCGACGGCACGGACGCCGTGATGCTCTCCGGCGAGACCAGCGTCGGCAAATACCCCGTCGAGACGGTCCGCACGATGGCCCGCATCGTCGAGGCCGCCGAGGAGGACGTCCTGGCGAAGGGCCTCCCGCCCCTCACCGAACAGAACAAGCCCCGCA belongs to Streptomyces sp. V3I8 and includes:
- a CDS encoding bifunctional UDP-sugar hydrolase/5'-nucleotidase — protein: MPLNRRKFLKKSAVTGAGVALAGTAAAPGAQAAVATGHGKPKPKRYSLTVLGTTDLHGHVFNWDYFKDAEYQDAAGNAQGLARISTLVNAVREEKGRENTLLLDAGDTIQGTPLTYYYAKVDPITAKGGPVHPMAQAMNAIGYDAVALGNHEFNYGIETLRKFEQQCRFPLLGANALDAKTLKPAFPPYFIKKFHVKGAPPVKVAVLGLTNPGIAIWDKAYVQGKLVFPGLEEQAAKWVPKLRSMGADVVVVSAHSGSSGTSSYGDQLPYVENSAALVAQQVPGIDAILVGHAHVEIPELKVTNARTGRTVVLSEPLAYAERLSLFDFELVFEKGRWTVESVAASVRNSNSVADDPKITKLLKDEHAVVVAYVNQVVGTATQTLTTVDARYKDAPIIDLINKVQEDVVRAALAGTEYASLPVLSQASPFSRTSEIPAGDVTIRDLSGLYVYDNTLVAKLMTGAQVRAYLEFSAEYFVRTAAGAVVDVEKLTNAGNRPDYNYDYVSGVSYDIDIAQPAGSRIKNLSYDGAALDDARQFVFAVNNYRANGGGAFPHVASAKELWAESTEIRTRIAEWVTAKGSLDPAQFASVDWKLTREGTPVF
- a CDS encoding SIMPL domain-containing protein, whose translation is MTPTPYGTPDTPRLAVRGEAHLEVDPEIARIGITVQARGTDRRETLADLTRRNTTALDLLRTYTDAVEKLETGTFSLSPELTKHGRGERVRSYQGSVHITADLTDFTALGELTTRLADLDLTRVDGPWWTLRPDSPAHREARQHAVREAVQRAREYAEALGTTLTALVELADIGAENAQPYGMEPHSRSLRTKGFDAAPEEPQILDLEPERQHVYAQVNARFTMAPPAL
- the pyk gene encoding pyruvate kinase, coding for MRRAKIVCTLGPATDSYDQIKALVDAGMDVARLNLSHGGYAEHEERHRRVRKAADETGRNVGILADLQGPKIRLGRFTEGPVLLERGDTFTITVEEGAQGDRQTCGTTYSGLAADVTTGERILVDDGKVCLEVTSVDGPRVRTTVIEGGMVSDNKGLNLPGVAVSVPALSGKDEADLRWALRTGCDVIALSFVRSGRDIDDVHRIMDEEGRRLPVIAKIEKPQAVDTIDGIVAAFDGIMVARGDLGVEMPLEQVPIVQKRAITLARRNAKPVIVATQMLDSMIDNSRPTRAEASDVANAVIDGTDAVMLSGETSVGKYPVETVRTMARIVEAAEEDVLAKGLPPLTEQNKPRTQGGAVARAAAEMGDFLGAKFLVAFTQSGDTVRRLSRYRSPIPLLAFTPDEATRAQLNLTWGVETLLGPHVDSTDAMVDQVDELLLAHGHCRKGDVVVITAGSPPGVSGSTNLVRVHHIGEDDSPK
- a CDS encoding lysine N(6)-hydroxylase/L-ornithine N(5)-oxygenase family protein — translated: MRPTPPPTPAAPPARREPEAPRDLVGIGIGPSNLSLAALAHPLTELDTVFYEQRPAFDWHPGLLIEGTTLQVPFLADLVTLADPASPWTFLNYLKTRERLFPFYFAERFHIHRAEYAAYCRWVSDSLPGLHFGHQVDAVRWNHERDVFEVDFTQLDSDGEAEALGRTHTRNIALGIGTAPHIPEPLRPLVEAPGVPVLHAADYLQHRERLLSAEHITVIGSGQSGAEVYLDLLKNRPVGREKIHWLARTEAFAPMEYSKLGLEHFTPDYTHYFHALPESVRDRLVPAQWQLHKGIDGDTITAIHDELYRRTLHGGWPDTVLTPGVLVRTAGRIATTRIELHLEHVEQGSRSRLTTDAVVLATGYRERPLDRILAGLDPYLRRDASGRPRIDAQHRLVLDPAVAGAVHVQNAESHTHGVGAPDLGLTAWRSANILNSLTGKDPYPLPGRTAFTTFGLAPQPRIPSARRPRSLTPLVAD